In Pseudomonas fluorescens, one genomic interval encodes:
- the metF gene encoding methylenetetrahydrofolate reductase [NAD(P)H] yields the protein MSQDRRYSFEFFPTKTDAGHEKLLNVARQLATYNPDFFSCTYGAGGSTRDRTLNTVLQLESEVKVPAAPHLSCVGDSKDDLRGLLNEYKAAGIKRIVALRGDLPSGMGMTSGELRHANELVEFIREETGDHFHIEVAAYPEMHPQARNYEDDLANFVRKARAGADSAITQYFFNADSYFYFVDRLQALGVDIPVVPGIMPITNYSKLARFSDACGAEIPRWIRKQLEAYGDDSQSIQRFGEQVVSEMCERLLQGGAPGLHFYSMNQAEPSLAIWNNLKLPR from the coding sequence ATGTCCCAAGACCGTCGCTACAGCTTCGAGTTCTTCCCGACCAAGACCGATGCTGGGCATGAAAAACTGCTCAACGTTGCCCGTCAGCTGGCAACGTACAACCCCGACTTCTTTTCCTGCACCTACGGCGCTGGTGGTTCGACCCGTGATCGCACCCTCAACACCGTTCTGCAACTGGAAAGCGAAGTCAAAGTACCGGCCGCACCGCACCTGTCGTGCGTCGGCGACAGCAAGGACGACCTGCGCGGCCTGCTGAACGAGTACAAGGCGGCCGGCATCAAGCGCATCGTGGCCCTGCGTGGCGACCTGCCATCCGGCATGGGCATGACCAGCGGCGAGCTGCGTCACGCCAACGAACTGGTGGAATTCATTCGTGAAGAAACCGGTGATCATTTCCACATCGAAGTTGCCGCTTACCCGGAGATGCATCCGCAAGCGCGCAATTACGAAGACGATCTCGCCAACTTCGTGCGCAAGGCCCGCGCCGGCGCCGACAGCGCGATCACCCAGTACTTCTTCAACGCCGACAGTTACTTCTACTTCGTCGACCGTTTGCAGGCGCTGGGCGTGGATATTCCAGTCGTGCCGGGGATCATGCCGATCACCAACTACAGCAAGCTGGCGCGGTTCTCCGATGCCTGCGGTGCGGAAATCCCGCGCTGGATCCGCAAGCAACTGGAAGCCTACGGCGATGACAGCCAGAGCATTCAGCGCTTCGGCGAGCAAGTTGTAAGCGAAATGTGCGAACGCCTGTTGCAGGGCGGCGCACCGGGGCTGCACTTCTATTCCATGAACCAGGCTGAACCTAGTCTGGCGATCTGGAATAACCTGAAGTTGCCGCGCTAA
- a CDS encoding substrate-binding periplasmic protein: protein MPFFAQLLTVLVFACLSFAARGEKLRIVTEPWAPYVYEEGGKNLGLDYETTAIVFKRLGIEVEWQFLPWKRCLSMLETGQADGALDIFHSDERDATLLYPIEPLSDVEFVMFYANDRPHPFRQLEDLKGLTIGTSPGYLYSPDFSQSTLFTREPAPTHEANFGKLLRGRIDLLITDRRVGQHLLDQLNIRDQITENPTVISRQSQYLAVRRNAGMDLLVARFGAELKRFKREPAYAELSARYGAAPVDAVPLGNASASRKTVEQQESSAQ from the coding sequence ATGCCTTTTTTCGCGCAGTTACTCACCGTGCTGGTTTTTGCTTGCCTGAGCTTTGCCGCTCGGGGCGAGAAGCTGCGTATTGTCACCGAGCCGTGGGCGCCTTATGTCTACGAGGAGGGCGGCAAGAACCTCGGGCTGGACTACGAAACCACCGCCATCGTGTTCAAGCGTCTGGGAATCGAAGTCGAGTGGCAGTTCCTGCCGTGGAAACGTTGTCTGTCGATGCTCGAAACCGGCCAGGCCGATGGCGCGCTGGATATTTTTCACAGCGACGAGCGTGATGCCACTCTGCTCTACCCCATCGAACCGCTGTCGGACGTCGAGTTCGTGATGTTCTACGCCAACGACCGTCCCCATCCGTTCCGCCAGCTCGAAGACCTCAAAGGCCTGACCATCGGCACTTCGCCGGGCTATCTGTACAGTCCGGACTTCAGCCAGTCGACACTGTTCACCCGCGAGCCGGCACCGACCCACGAGGCCAACTTCGGCAAACTGTTGCGCGGACGTATCGACTTGCTGATCACCGATCGCCGCGTGGGCCAGCATTTGCTCGATCAACTGAATATTCGCGATCAAATCACCGAAAATCCCACGGTCATCAGCCGTCAGAGCCAATATCTGGCCGTTCGACGCAATGCCGGGATGGATCTGCTGGTGGCGCGTTTCGGTGCCGAACTCAAGCGTTTCAAGCGCGAACCGGCCTACGCCGAGCTCAGCGCACGCTACGGCGCCGCCCCGGTCGACGCCGTGCCGCTGGGCAACGCCTCGGCCAGCCGCAAAACCGTTGAGCAGCAGGAAAGCAGCGCGCAGTGA
- a CDS encoding DEAD/DEAH box helicase yields the protein MSFASLGLSEALVRAIEDAGYTEPTPVQQRAIPAVLQGRDLMVAAQTGTGKTGGFALPILERLFPNGHPDKSQRHGPRQPRVLVLTPTRELAAQVHESFKIYARDLKFVSACIFGGVGMNPQVQAMSRGVDVLVACPGRLLDLAGQGSVDLSHVEILVLDEADRMLDMGFVHDVKKVLARLPAKRQNLLFSATFSKDITDLAGKLLHNPERIEVTPPNTTVERIEQRVFRLPASHKRALLAHLITAGAWEQVLVFTRTKHGANRLAEYLDKHGLPAVAIHGNKSQNARTKALADFKAGEVRILVATDIAARGLDIDQLPHVVNFELPNVDEDYVHRIGRTGRAGRSGEAISLVAPDEEKLLKSIERMTKQKIADGDLMGFDASTIEAEKPEVRERPDMRNPRNSRGPRGDGPNGGGGGGGRKDKGKDKGKEKPAGERGERPARQQKPREGTPAREQRPSQPPRAAADRAPDEFLDDDIDNFGNRVDYVPKAAPAGGRGRRPGAPAQGAGAGAPRGGQSQGRQNGPRNSNGSSTGTPPGKRNGPRNGAPRDGQGRRDESSSRNRRPARDDQQRAEPAVQNPRSTGPKIMHKESKADRFPTPEQLDQLPTRPRGEKPALLTRNR from the coding sequence ATGTCCTTTGCTTCCCTCGGTCTCTCCGAGGCTTTAGTCCGTGCCATCGAAGATGCGGGCTATACCGAGCCTACTCCGGTGCAACAGCGGGCCATTCCCGCCGTGTTGCAAGGTCGCGACCTGATGGTTGCGGCACAGACAGGTACCGGTAAAACCGGCGGTTTCGCCCTTCCGATCCTGGAGCGGTTGTTCCCCAACGGTCACCCGGACAAATCCCAGCGTCATGGCCCGCGCCAACCGCGCGTACTGGTCCTGACCCCGACCCGCGAACTCGCGGCCCAGGTTCACGAGAGCTTCAAGATCTACGCCCGTGACCTGAAATTCGTCAGCGCCTGCATCTTCGGTGGCGTCGGCATGAACCCGCAAGTCCAGGCCATGTCCCGTGGCGTTGACGTGCTCGTCGCCTGCCCGGGTCGTCTGCTCGACCTCGCAGGCCAGGGCAGTGTCGATCTGTCCCACGTCGAAATCCTCGTCCTCGACGAAGCCGACCGCATGCTCGACATGGGCTTCGTTCACGACGTGAAGAAAGTCCTCGCACGCCTGCCGGCCAAGCGTCAGAACCTGCTGTTCTCGGCGACGTTCTCCAAAGACATCACCGATCTTGCCGGCAAACTGCTGCACAACCCGGAACGCATCGAAGTCACCCCGCCGAACACCACGGTCGAGCGCATCGAGCAACGCGTGTTCCGTCTGCCGGCCAGCCACAAGCGTGCCCTGCTGGCGCACCTGATCACCGCCGGCGCCTGGGAACAGGTACTGGTGTTCACCCGCACCAAGCACGGCGCCAACCGTCTGGCCGAGTACCTGGACAAGCACGGCCTGCCGGCTGTGGCGATCCACGGCAACAAGAGCCAGAACGCCCGCACCAAAGCCCTGGCCGATTTCAAGGCCGGTGAAGTGCGCATCCTGGTCGCGACCGACATCGCCGCGCGCGGTCTGGACATCGATCAGTTGCCACACGTGGTCAACTTCGAGCTGCCAAACGTCGATGAAGACTACGTGCACCGTATCGGCCGTACTGGCCGCGCCGGTCGTTCGGGCGAGGCGATCTCGCTGGTGGCCCCGGACGAAGAAAAACTGCTGAAAAGCATCGAACGCATGACCAAGCAGAAAATCGCCGATGGCGACCTGATGGGCTTCGATGCCAGCACCATCGAGGCCGAGAAGCCTGAAGTGCGCGAGCGCCCGGACATGCGCAACCCGCGCAACTCCCGTGGCCCGCGCGGCGACGGTCCGAATGGCGGCGGCGGTGGCGGCGGTCGTAAAGACAAAGGCAAAGACAAGGGCAAGGAAAAACCCGCCGGCGAACGCGGCGAGCGCCCTGCCCGTCAGCAGAAACCACGTGAAGGCACCCCGGCCCGCGAACAGCGTCCGAGCCAGCCACCACGCGCGGCGGCTGATCGTGCACCGGACGAGTTCCTCGACGACGATATCGATAACTTCGGTAACCGCGTTGATTACGTGCCGAAAGCTGCTCCTGCCGGTGGCCGTGGTCGCCGTCCAGGCGCGCCAGCTCAGGGCGCAGGTGCAGGCGCTCCACGCGGCGGTCAGTCGCAAGGTCGCCAGAACGGCCCGCGTAACAGCAACGGTTCGAGCACCGGCACCCCGCCGGGCAAACGCAACGGCCCGCGCAACGGTGCTCCGCGTGACGGCCAGGGCCGTCGCGACGAGTCCTCGTCGCGCAACCGCCGCCCGGCTCGCGACGATCAGCAACGCGCCGAACCGGCCGTGCAGAACCCGCGCAGCACCGGGCCGAAGATCATGCACAAGGAATCGAAAGCCGACCGCTTCCCGACGCCTGAGCAGCTCGATCAACTGCCGACCCGCCCGCGCGGCGAAAAACCAGCACTGCTGACCCGCAATCGCTGA
- a CDS encoding YceI family protein → MLKKTLAALAIGSAVLSANVMAADYTVDKEGQHAFVDFKISHLGYSYITGTFKDIDGKFSFDAAKPEDSKIEFNVKTASVFTNHAERDKHISSKDFLDVGKYADAKFVSTSVKSTGKNADGKDTADVTGDLTLHGVTKPIVVKAVFLGEGKDPWGGYRAGFEGTTSIKRSDFGKMMDLGPQSDKVDLYISFEGVKAK, encoded by the coding sequence ATGTTGAAAAAGACTCTGGCCGCTCTGGCAATCGGTTCGGCCGTACTGTCCGCGAACGTGATGGCTGCTGATTACACCGTCGACAAGGAAGGCCAGCACGCTTTCGTCGACTTCAAGATCAGCCACCTGGGCTACAGCTACATCACCGGTACCTTCAAGGACATCGACGGCAAGTTCAGCTTCGACGCCGCCAAGCCTGAAGACAGCAAAATCGAATTCAACGTGAAAACCGCCAGCGTGTTCACCAACCACGCCGAGCGCGACAAGCACATCTCCAGCAAAGACTTCCTGGACGTGGGCAAATACGCTGACGCCAAGTTCGTCTCCACCAGCGTCAAATCCACCGGCAAGAACGCCGATGGCAAAGACACTGCCGACGTGACCGGCGACCTGACCCTGCACGGCGTGACCAAGCCAATCGTGGTCAAGGCTGTGTTCCTGGGCGAAGGCAAGGATCCATGGGGCGGCTACCGTGCCGGCTTTGAAGGCACAACCAGCATCAAGCGCTCTGATTTCGGCAAGATGATGGATCTGGGTCCACAGTCCGACAAGGTCGACCTGTACATCTCGTTCGAAGGTGTGAAAGCGAAGTAA
- a CDS encoding cytochrome b yields the protein MQLRNSASRYGWVSIFMHWGVALAVFGLFALGLWMVGLDYYSSWRKDAPDLHKSIGLVLLGVMVLRVLWRFISPPPPTLQSYSRMTRIGAKFGHGFLYVGLFAVMLAGYLISTADGVGIPVFGLFEVPALVSGLPDQADTAGVIHLWLAWALVIFSGLHALAALKHHFIDRDATLTRMLGRKA from the coding sequence ATGCAGCTACGTAACTCTGCTTCACGCTATGGTTGGGTCAGCATCTTCATGCACTGGGGCGTGGCGCTGGCGGTCTTCGGACTGTTCGCGCTGGGTCTGTGGATGGTGGGGCTGGATTACTACAGCAGCTGGCGCAAAGACGCGCCGGATCTGCACAAGAGCATCGGTCTGGTGCTGCTGGGTGTGATGGTGTTGCGGGTGTTGTGGCGCTTTATCAGCCCACCGCCACCGACGCTGCAAAGCTACAGCCGCATGACCCGCATCGGCGCCAAATTCGGCCACGGGTTTCTGTACGTCGGGCTGTTCGCTGTGATGCTTGCCGGTTACCTGATTTCCACCGCAGACGGTGTCGGGATCCCGGTGTTTGGCCTGTTTGAAGTTCCTGCACTGGTTTCCGGGCTACCGGATCAGGCAGACACCGCTGGGGTGATTCATCTCTGGCTGGCATGGGCGCTGGTAATTTTTTCCGGTCTCCATGCGTTGGCAGCATTGAAGCACCACTTTATCGATCGTGATGCGACCCTCACTCGAATGCTCGGTCGCAAAGCCTGA
- a CDS encoding flavin monoamine oxidase family protein translates to MSVGWLRACALVMLGLFSVTALAKDKTAIVIGGGLSGLTAAYELQNKGWQVTLLEAKPSLGGRSGMATSEWIGNDKTQPVLNKYVSTFKLSTTPAPEFVRTPGYLIDGEYFSAADLATKQPATADALKRYQKTLDDLARSIDDPQNPAATNTLHALDQINVSSWLDKQNLPATARQLINQDIRTHYDEPSRLSLLYFAQQNRVYRGVSDRDLRASRLVGGSQVLAQAFVKQIKTIKTNSPVSAITQDKDGVTVKVGSVGYQADYVVLAVPLRALNKIALTPALDAQHLAAIKGTNYGWRDQIMLKFKTPVWESKARMSGEIYSNAGLGMLWIEPALKGGANVVINLSGDNARVMQAFGDKQMVDQVLIRLHAFYPQARGSFTGYEIRRYSTDPSMGGAYLAYGPGQISKFWRMWERPLQRVAFAGEHTDTLYPGTLEGALRTGQRAASQVEDLAAGKSFEPVKVVPAAAAAGAAGAVAAKKGNFFSNLFGGSDDEKKPEPVKAPEPAPAPVTPAPAPAPAPAPAPVEAPKPAAPVKAEPAKKAPAKPAAKKPAAKTEAKKAPAKPAAKKAEPAKKPAAKPATTPAPAANTDSKAQ, encoded by the coding sequence ATGTCTGTCGGTTGGCTGCGCGCCTGTGCGCTGGTGATGTTGGGGCTGTTCAGCGTTACGGCGCTGGCCAAGGATAAAACCGCAATCGTGATCGGCGGCGGCCTGTCGGGCCTGACCGCAGCTTACGAGCTGCAAAACAAGGGCTGGCAGGTCACGCTGCTGGAAGCCAAACCGAGCCTGGGCGGTCGCTCGGGCATGGCCACCAGCGAGTGGATCGGCAACGACAAGACCCAGCCGGTGCTGAACAAATACGTCTCGACCTTCAAGCTGAGCACCACGCCAGCCCCTGAATTTGTGCGTACCCCGGGTTATCTGATCGACGGTGAATATTTCTCCGCTGCCGATCTGGCGACCAAGCAGCCTGCTACCGCCGATGCCTTGAAGCGCTACCAGAAAACCCTCGACGATCTGGCGCGCTCGATCGACGACCCGCAGAACCCGGCCGCGACCAACACCCTGCATGCGCTGGACCAGATCAACGTGTCGAGCTGGCTCGACAAGCAGAACCTGCCGGCCACCGCGCGTCAGTTGATCAACCAGGACATCCGCACCCACTACGACGAGCCTTCGCGTCTGTCGCTGCTGTATTTCGCCCAGCAGAACCGCGTCTACCGTGGCGTCTCTGACCGTGACCTGCGCGCCTCGCGTCTGGTCGGCGGCAGCCAGGTACTGGCCCAGGCGTTCGTCAAGCAGATCAAGACCATCAAGACCAACTCGCCGGTTTCCGCGATCACTCAGGACAAGGACGGCGTGACCGTCAAGGTCGGCAGTGTCGGCTACCAGGCTGACTACGTGGTGCTGGCCGTGCCGCTGCGTGCGCTGAACAAGATTGCGCTGACCCCGGCACTGGACGCTCAGCACCTGGCCGCGATCAAGGGCACCAACTACGGCTGGCGCGACCAGATCATGTTGAAGTTCAAGACGCCGGTGTGGGAAAGCAAGGCGCGCATGTCCGGCGAGATCTACAGCAACGCAGGTCTGGGCATGCTCTGGATCGAGCCGGCGCTGAAGGGTGGCGCCAACGTGGTGATCAACCTGTCCGGCGACAATGCCCGCGTGATGCAGGCGTTCGGCGACAAGCAGATGGTCGATCAGGTGCTGATCCGTCTGCACGCGTTTTATCCACAGGCCCGTGGCTCGTTCACCGGCTATGAAATCCGTCGCTACAGCACTGACCCGTCGATGGGCGGCGCCTACCTGGCTTACGGCCCGGGCCAGATCAGCAAGTTCTGGCGCATGTGGGAGCGCCCACTGCAACGCGTAGCGTTTGCCGGCGAACACACCGACACCCTGTATCCGGGCACTCTGGAAGGCGCGCTGCGCACTGGTCAGCGTGCGGCCAGTCAGGTTGAAGACCTGGCCGCCGGCAAGTCGTTTGAGCCGGTCAAAGTGGTTCCGGCCGCAGCAGCGGCAGGCGCGGCGGGTGCCGTGGCGGCGAAGAAGGGCAACTTCTTCAGCAACCTGTTTGGCGGTTCGGATGACGAGAAGAAGCCAGAACCTGTGAAGGCGCCTGAGCCGGCTCCAGCACCGGTCACTCCAGCGCCTGCACCGGCTCCGGCACCTGCGCCAGCTCCGGTGGAAGCGCCGAAACCAGCCGCTCCGGTGAAAGCCGAACCGGCGAAGAAAGCGCCAGCCAAGCCTGCAGCGAAAAAGCCTGCAGCGAAAACCGAGGCGAAAAAGGCCCCGGCCAAACCGGCGGCGAAAAAGGCTGAGCCGGCGAAGAAGCCTGCGGCCAAGCCGGCTACAACCCCGGCTCCGGCGGCAAACACCGATAGCAAAGCGCAGTAA
- a CDS encoding adenosylmethionine--8-amino-7-oxononanoate transaminase has protein sequence MGLNNQWMQRDLAVLWHPCTQMKDHEQLPLIPIKRGEGVWLEDFEGKRYLDAVSSWWVNVFGHANPRINQRIKDQVDQLEHVILAGFSHQPVIELSERLVKMTPEGLNRVFYADNGSSCIEVALKMSFHYWLNRGQPNKKRFVTLTNSYHGETMAAMAVGDVPLFTETYKALLMDTIKVPSPDCYLRPEGMSWEQHSRNMFTAMEQTLAEHHDSVAAVIVEPLIQGAGGMRMYHPVYLKLLREACDRYGVHLIHDEIAVGFGRTGTMFACEQAGIRPDFLCLSKALTGGYLPLAACLTTDEVYSAFYDDYPTLRAFLHSHSYTGNPLACAAALATLDIFEQDNVIENNQALARRMASATAHLVDHPNVSEVRQTGMVLAIEMVKDKATKEAYPWQERRGLKVFQHALERGALLRPLGSVVYFLPPYVITPEQIDFLAEVASEGIDIATRDSVSVAVPKDFHPGFRDPG, from the coding sequence ATGGGCCTGAATAACCAGTGGATGCAACGCGACCTCGCGGTGCTGTGGCATCCCTGCACCCAGATGAAAGACCACGAACAGCTGCCGCTGATCCCGATCAAGCGCGGCGAAGGCGTCTGGCTCGAAGACTTCGAAGGCAAGCGCTACCTCGATGCCGTCAGCTCCTGGTGGGTCAACGTGTTCGGCCACGCCAACCCGCGCATCAACCAGCGCATCAAGGATCAGGTCGATCAGCTGGAGCACGTGATTCTGGCCGGTTTCAGCCATCAACCGGTGATCGAACTGTCCGAGCGTCTGGTGAAGATGACCCCGGAAGGCCTGAACCGGGTGTTCTACGCCGATAATGGTTCGTCCTGCATCGAAGTCGCGCTGAAAATGAGCTTTCACTACTGGCTCAACCGCGGCCAGCCGAACAAGAAACGCTTCGTCACCCTGACCAACAGCTACCACGGCGAAACCATGGCAGCGATGGCAGTCGGCGACGTGCCGCTGTTCACCGAAACCTACAAAGCGCTGCTGATGGACACCATCAAGGTGCCAAGCCCGGATTGCTATCTGCGCCCCGAAGGCATGAGCTGGGAACAACATTCGCGCAACATGTTCACTGCCATGGAACAAACCTTGGCAGAACATCATGACAGCGTGGCGGCAGTCATCGTCGAGCCGTTGATTCAGGGCGCCGGCGGCATGCGCATGTATCACCCGGTCTATCTCAAACTGCTGCGCGAAGCCTGCGACCGCTACGGCGTGCACCTGATCCACGACGAAATCGCCGTCGGCTTCGGCCGCACCGGCACCATGTTCGCCTGTGAGCAGGCCGGCATCCGCCCGGACTTCCTCTGCCTGTCCAAGGCCCTGACCGGCGGCTACCTGCCACTGGCGGCGTGCCTGACCACCGACGAGGTCTACAGCGCGTTCTACGACGACTACCCGACCCTGCGCGCCTTCCTCCATTCGCACAGCTACACCGGTAACCCGCTGGCCTGTGCGGCGGCGCTGGCGACCCTGGATATCTTCGAGCAGGACAACGTCATCGAGAACAACCAGGCCCTGGCCCGGCGCATGGCCTCGGCCACTGCGCATCTGGTCGATCACCCGAATGTCAGCGAAGTGCGGCAGACCGGCATGGTGCTGGCGATCGAAATGGTCAAGGATAAAGCCACCAAAGAGGCCTACCCTTGGCAGGAACGTCGCGGTTTGAAGGTGTTCCAGCATGCGCTGGAGCGTGGCGCGCTGCTGCGTCCGCTGGGCAGCGTGGTGTATTTCCTGCCGCCGTACGTGATTACCCCGGAGCAGATCGACTTCCTCGCCGAAGTCGCCAGCGAAGGCATCGACATCGCCACCCGTGACAGCGTCAGCGTGGCCGTGCCAAAAGATTTCCACCCGGGGTTCCGCGATCCGGGCTGA